The nucleotide sequence TCGGGTCCGACTAGACGGACCTAAAGATTCATGAAAAACTCGGCACAACACCCTTGGCTCCCAGCCTTCACACACATGGTCGTTCTGTTTCTCAAGAGCAAAATTGGCTGAGAGACACTATTGAAAAATGGCTTTTGCTGTAGACCATAAAAAATATTTAGCTTTGCCGAAAGACACCGTAAATAGATGTAAATTTAGTGGGAGACACTATCTCTATTATTATATTATGTTTTAATCCAAAACCATGTGAGGTGACAATTTTGCCCTTGCCCCTTTAATCCCTCATAGTAAGGTTAATAATACAACCGGGCTACTAACGGTATGAATTCTTATAACATATCTCCCAACCTATTTATATAGTAATTATATCTTTGCAATTAATATATAGCTTACTTATTCTTTTTTACAGAGTTTCTTATTTCTATATACAAACCAGCTGTAAGCGTAGACCCTGCTTCACTCTCTCTCCTTCTTTCTCGCCTCTACCTCAGCGCCTCCCTTATTATACTTTGCTCTCACGAGAGAACCCACTCGTTCAGTCGTTCTTTCCCGGCGCGACCGCACGCGAGGTCTGttccaggcggcggcggcggaccctCCCACGGCAGCCCAAATTCATAGAGCCGGCCCAGCCCAGATTCCTTCTCGCCGCTACGACCTCCGTGCTCCGGCGATGCAGCGGATTTCGCTGCGATTTCTGCGCTCCgccgcctccaccacctcctcgtcCCTCCGCAGCCTGGCAGTACCCCGCGGCGGTTGGTCCGCCCGACCGGCGCTGCAGCCTCCGGTGCGAACCGCGGCGCCGGCCGACCTCACCCGGTGGCCGCCGCAGAGGGGTTACTCCCAGTTCGCCAGCGGGTTCACCCCACTGAAGCCGAAGCCGCTGGGATCCATCCTGGACATCGAACGCGCCAAGGGCCTCTCCCCCGAGCACCTCGTCGCCGCCTGGGATGACGTCAGTCCCCGCCCCCTCACTAGTCATTTCATTATTTCATTCCTTTTTTGTGTGTTTTATATATAAGAACTGAGGAGATCCCGCTTGGTACTTATTTTAAGCACTGTGCCTGAAACGAATTTTATGTGTGGGGGTATGTGAATGATCTGTTAAAAGGAAGCGATGAAAGGATATAAACATTCATTCAAATATGCCGACCTTTTCAATTGCAAATGACTTTCTGAGATGTTTGATAATGTGCAAGTTTAGGAAACACTTCCTTGTCCTAATGAAACAAGCCCCCCGTCGCTCCGCCTCTGGGGCGACTCGGGTGGCCGTCCAGACTACCGCGCCGCCGCTCCCCACCCTCTGCCCCCGGCTCGCCGGGAGGCCCGCACGACTGCGAGGAAGGCGGCAGCGGGGCCTTTCCCTGCTGCTCTCGGCGGCATCTCGAGGAGCTTCGAGAATCAGTGTCGTCATTCGGCGGCAGCGGAGCTCCATGGGAGTCCAGATCCGGGGCCTTCGTGAGTGGATCCGGCGCCCCCGTGTGTGGATCTGCGTCCCCCGGCCGGGGCTTCCTCTGCTGCTCCATCAGCAGCGCGGCGCGAGGTGGCGGCTGGCCGAGGAGCAGGGCACCGCGCGACGGCCGGGCGGCGCTGCGGCTTGGGCGGCGAGTGCCCAGGCGCCCGGATCTGCGTCCCGGTGGCTGGCTCCATGCTGGGGTCGCGACTGCGGCGGCGCGATGGCGGTGGCTCTGGCCAGGGGCATCGGGGACGGTGTCCTGGCGAAGCCTGTGGTGGTGGGGCATGCGCCTCGTTGCAGCCGGAGTAGACCGACAGCGACGACGACGGGTGCCAGAGCCGGCAGCAGCAGCCTGCAGTGACCTCGACGCGCGGCGGTATTGCGTGCCCTGCCGGCTGGTTGCCGGGGGCATGGTGGTTGGCAACGTGGGCGGCTAGCGCAGCGAGTATGGGACTTGGCCACTGCCGCGCATGGGGTTGAGGTGCCATGGCGAAAGCCGTGTCCCTTGGACTGATGACGGCGACGCCTTTGGGCGTTGTATTCTTCCTTGGAAGCGTCCATCGATCGGCTCTCTCCCCCTTGCGCGGCGTGCTCTTCCTTGGTGTAATGCCTTTCTGGTCAGGCGCCGATGGCGTCGTGTCCCTCCTTGGAGGCGTGGCTTTGGAAGCCCATGACTGTCAGTATGTCATGGCCGCCACCGTTGTGGCGAGGAAGGTGGAGGCCTAGCTGAGGATTCAAGTTTTCGGTGTCCACTGCGGCTGAAGGTGGTCGGGGGGAGGGTGTTGGCGCGGTGATTGGAGGGCTTCGCTTTTGTTTGGTGGATGGTGAGTTGCGACCACGAAgttggcgagggggccggcgtgGGAGGCGCCCACGGAGCTAGCAAGTAGGCCGACGTGGGAGGAGGTAGCCAGCAGATTGCGTTGCTGAGGTGACCTGCGTGGTGTGGCAGCGGGCAGTCCTGCTCAGCGGCGGCTGTTTCGGCGCAAGGAGACTCTCTAACTGGCAGCCGGAGGCTGTGTGTGGCACTTATGCTTTGATGAGACAGCTAGGCTATTGGAAGTTGTACGCGCCTGGTTCGTGGTGGACGAGATCGGCTTGGTGAGCGCCAGAGGCAGCTACTCATGCGTTGGTTTGGCAGCTTGTAGCGTACTACGGCGGCAAGCCCTGCTTGACGGTGGCTAGTCCGGTGTGGTACATCGTCTTGACAGGCGGCGCAAGCGGATCTGATTGTCGGAGGGCTACACGGCTCGCAGCGACCTACGACGGCTAGTCCGGCTTGGCAGCAGGCTAGCTCGGTGTGGATCATCGTCGGTAACGACGACGCGAGCGGTGACGATGGCGTTTTGGCCATAACATCCTTGACGTCCTGGGCTTGGCAGTGCAGTGTGGTGGTTTGGCGTTGGTGGTGGttcttttttctcttcttttttttgagTTGAGCTTCGGCTGTGTGCGGTTTGTGTCGATGTCTCAATCCGACCGACCagagttttttttcctttggttGAGTTTGTTTTCCGGCTTAGTTGTTGGTCGCTGTTTGTATTGGTGTGTGCCCATTTTGGGCTtatcttctttttaatataattgGCAGCTCTCCTGCCTGAttcgtttaaaaaaaataatgtgcAAGTTTGGACTAAAATTATTGCTAATGGAAGAACATGTCAGCCAAGCATGGAAGTAGATTTATTTCTCTTACCATGTTTCAGGAGAAAAATAAGAAATAGCGATGATGTTTTGAAGCTTTGGTAAAATTGGCCGTTTTGAAAGGTTCTGTTGAACTTAACTTATTGAGATAATTAAGATAAACTGTGCTATAGAATCTCAATGGTGGTGATGTGGCCTCCACAGCATCATTCTAGTTACGTATTTGTGTTTTCTGTTCCAAGGATATCAGTATTTGACAGCATTTGTTTAACTGTCATGTCACTCTAGTGGCATCTCTGATTTTGCTTGTTTGGACCAAATAGTGAAGGGATTGGGCAAGTGGGTAGTATTCATTGGAAAGATAAACAGGATTAGCACAATACTTTTATAAACATTGCATTTTGTTAAGGCTTCGATTGTAGAATTTAGTGCTGTAACCAACATTAGAGAAACATTATTTGTTGAGGATTGAACTGGCATTGTAGTTATAATCAGCACAGTTCTCACAGGTGATTCTTAAGAATCATACTTTTTGTGCCGTAGGATGCATACATGATTTTCATGTGTCCATGCATGTGTGTGCGTGTTGGGGGATATTCTGTTACCTTTTTGAATTTTTATATTCAGAAGGATAACATTGTGGCTTCCAACTCTCTTATTTGGCCTGGTTAACCCCAAAATAAAGATCAACAACAATAATTTTGAATGGAATATGAAATTGGTAATGTTTATTAAATTCTTTCGTTCTTCTGCATCAGTCACTCAGACTTTTGTATTGCCCTGATGTTTTGTGTTCGTGACTTGTGTTACTCTTCCTTTTCTTGAATATTAGTATCATTTAGGAAGGGGTCATATAGGTGCATCTATGAAAGCGAAGCTTTACCATCTCTTGGAACAAAGATCAGATTCATGGTATTTTTCTTTAACTTTGAGTTACTGGTTGCGGAGTTTGCAGTACCATGATTGTGAATTTTCTAATCTAATTTTGTTTGTATTTTAGTCGTCACTTTGTTATTCCTTTGTGGAAGGGAAGTGGATACACCACTATGTTCATGCAAGGTACTGCTCAGTTCTTTGCTAAATATTCATAATTATGATTGATCGTtcttgttttcttattttccCCACTGAATATAGCACTAGCATTCTAGCTACCTTTGTTCATCCTTAAATCGTTTCCCTTTATTGTGGAACTGCCTACTGTTGTGTTATACGTTTTGTTTACTTTGTTTAAATGGACCCTTAAAAAACAGCCTTGtaatacaaagtgtagaactAGGAAGCTGAATACCGATATGATATTGACATCAGCATTATTGTTTTTTCTGTGCTTATTTATGCTTTACCCATCATCGTCCTTATGTATCGCACCAAATTTGATGCACAAATATGTGGTCAGCTATAACTAAATAACACAAGTTGCATGATTCGTGCATCTAGATCTGACCATTTAACCTAGATGTTCATGGTATTAATATTTTCTCAAGGTATAGTAATGAGGGATTAGTCTGTCCTCTTATAATTTTTGAAGTGGCACTTTTGGACAGGAGGAAAAAGGCATTAACTATGTAAACCTTTCCACTCAAGAAATAAACAATTTAATACCAAATGGCCTGTTTGGGAAGCATATAGTGGTAAGTTTGCATGACACGCAAAAACCATTGGCGCCACTTactatttttgagctcattgtagT is from Miscanthus floridulus cultivar M001 chromosome 7, ASM1932011v1, whole genome shotgun sequence and encodes:
- the LOC136466996 gene encoding uncharacterized protein isoform X1, with amino-acid sequence MQRISLRFLRSAASTTSSSLRSLAVPRGGWSARPALQPPVRTAAPADLTRWPPQRGYSQFASGFTPLKPKPLGSILDIERAKGLSPEHLVAAWDDYHLGRGHIGASMKAKLYHLLEQRSDSCRHFVIPLWKGSGYTTMFMQVQMPYMIFTGLEDYKARGTQASPYYTVTHYTEFAETKDTVLIRGDVVFTSKLTDPEAKTLLETAHSFYLNDTRYRLVERFNKETHDFEFGDVLQVLDMPTM
- the LOC136466996 gene encoding uncharacterized protein isoform X2 — its product is MQRISLRFLRSAASTTSSSLRSLAVPRGGWSARPALQPPVRTAAPADLTRWPPQRGYSQFASGFTPLKPKPLGSILDIERAKGLSPEHLVAAWDDYHLGRGHIGASMKAKLYHLLEQRSDSCRHFVIPLWKGSGYTTMFMQDAIHDLHRTRRL